A single Micromonospora sp. CCTCC AA 2012012 DNA region contains:
- the folE gene encoding GTP cyclohydrolase I FolE, whose amino-acid sequence MAASSTEPDSDDTLDYVAARLISGKLTGRPVEEAIDLGRIEKAVREILIAVGEDPDRDGLQQTPARVARAYAELFAGLRVDPAQVLSTTFEANHEELVLVRDIDVMSLCEHHLLPFRGSAHIGYIPGPDGRITGLSKLARLVEVFARRPQVQERLTSQIADLLMERLAPRGVVVVLECEHMCMAMRGIQKSGAKTITSAVRGTLKDDAKSRAEAMALIIPR is encoded by the coding sequence CTGGCCGCCTCGTCCACCGAACCCGACAGCGACGACACCCTCGACTACGTCGCCGCCCGCCTGATTAGCGGCAAGCTCACCGGCCGACCCGTCGAGGAGGCCATCGACCTCGGCCGGATCGAGAAGGCCGTCCGGGAGATCCTCATCGCGGTCGGGGAGGACCCGGACCGCGACGGCCTCCAGCAGACCCCGGCCCGGGTCGCCCGCGCGTACGCCGAGCTCTTCGCCGGCCTGCGGGTCGACCCGGCGCAGGTGCTCAGCACCACCTTCGAGGCCAACCACGAGGAGCTGGTGCTCGTCCGGGACATCGACGTGATGAGCCTCTGCGAGCACCATCTGCTGCCGTTCCGCGGCAGCGCGCACATCGGCTACATCCCCGGCCCGGACGGGCGGATCACCGGCCTGTCCAAGCTGGCCCGGCTCGTCGAGGTCTTCGCCCGTCGGCCGCAGGTGCAGGAGCGGCTCACCTCCCAGATCGCCGACCTGCTGATGGAGCGGCTCGCGCCGCGCGGCGTCGTCGTGGTGCTGGAGTGCGAGCACATGTGCATGGCGATGCGCGGCATCCAGAAATCCGGTGCCAAGACCATCACCTCGGCCGTCCGCGGCACCCTCAAGGACGACGCCAAGTCCCGCGCCGAAGCGATGGCCCTGATCATCCCCCGCTGA
- a CDS encoding FtsK/SpoIIIE domain-containing protein, whose product MDAVASPKARAGRAAALHRRAAATAVAAAGILDEIRPAPADHHRQYELAERLRAAAALAAPGWSGEPLESLAQDTPPGDGPPPLVRVGTAAPLDDARFPALVPLVGSGHLSVDADATEPRVAGLLRAVLLRVLAATPAGALLVRAVDATGDVFGVFTPLADAGLLPPPAVDVAGLRAVLDEAEQWVGAGTARQRGHDRTLLLVVAALPAGTGATDLARVEGLADQGPRAGLHLVVAGWPPSGRDPLPRATPVAVRNAYALVGDPPEAAFSSPGGEPPGGLNSPVFVDDDPPAELVTGVCRRLARLIEDGSRLALTDLLPAGELWESTSADGLATTVGDAAGRPVTLGFTELTPHWLVSGRSGVGRSAFLTNVLFGLTARYGPDELVLYLVDLADGESFVEFLQTERDRSWVPQVRAAGMAADREYVVDVLGELEAELRRREEAGRRAGGQRFGELRQHQRLPRIVCVIDNFPLLVRERDRLATDFLTRLDALARSARAYGIHLVLAGEGDLGLGGPRDPLLGQFPVRVALPGGSAVLEPTNDAAAGLPVGSAVVNTAGGLGGPRGATRGHERMIRFPDPHADPDTLAKLRHRLWSARPEEASAPLVFAGYARPLLGNDPRYRAALAGRAHGPAVLLGRAVDVRRSTATVPLGPAAGRNLAVLGRDAEACRLLVTAARSVAAHQPSARFVLAPLVEGSTAAAGELVAALAGHPVETVDVAGLRAAMESDEPGYLVVFGLDVPGEAELPAERLRSLLLAGPPAGLHLLGWWRTATPLAALLGPEGEVDKLTAVVVTDLPGARLEQLFDRPVLWRPRPGRAVLWDGPDEQGTVLVPFGQEAP is encoded by the coding sequence GTGGACGCCGTGGCGAGTCCGAAGGCGCGAGCCGGCCGGGCCGCCGCCCTGCACCGGCGGGCCGCCGCCACCGCGGTCGCCGCGGCCGGGATCCTCGACGAGATCCGGCCCGCCCCCGCCGACCATCATCGACAGTACGAGTTGGCGGAGCGGCTGCGGGCGGCGGCGGCGCTGGCCGCCCCGGGCTGGTCCGGCGAGCCGCTGGAGAGCCTGGCCCAGGACACCCCTCCGGGTGACGGACCGCCGCCGCTGGTCCGGGTGGGCACCGCCGCACCGCTGGACGACGCCCGGTTCCCGGCCCTGGTGCCGCTGGTCGGCAGCGGCCACCTGAGCGTCGACGCGGACGCCACCGAGCCCCGGGTGGCGGGGCTGCTCCGGGCGGTCCTGCTGCGGGTGCTGGCCGCGACGCCGGCCGGTGCGCTGCTGGTGCGGGCGGTGGACGCGACCGGTGACGTGTTCGGGGTGTTCACGCCGCTGGCCGACGCGGGTCTGCTGCCGCCGCCCGCGGTGGACGTGGCGGGGCTGCGCGCGGTCCTCGACGAGGCCGAGCAGTGGGTCGGCGCCGGCACCGCGCGACAGCGCGGGCACGACCGTACGCTGCTGCTGGTGGTGGCCGCGCTGCCCGCCGGCACCGGCGCCACGGACCTGGCCCGGGTCGAGGGGCTGGCCGACCAGGGTCCCCGGGCCGGTCTGCACCTGGTGGTGGCCGGCTGGCCGCCCTCCGGTCGGGATCCGCTGCCCCGGGCCACCCCGGTCGCGGTGCGTAACGCGTACGCGCTGGTGGGGGATCCGCCGGAGGCGGCGTTCAGCAGCCCCGGCGGGGAGCCACCCGGCGGTCTGAACTCTCCCGTCTTCGTGGACGACGACCCGCCGGCGGAGCTGGTGACGGGGGTGTGTCGCCGGCTGGCCCGGCTGATCGAGGACGGCTCCCGGCTGGCCCTGACCGATCTGCTGCCCGCCGGGGAGCTGTGGGAGTCGACCTCCGCCGACGGCCTGGCCACCACGGTCGGTGACGCCGCCGGCCGGCCGGTGACTCTCGGCTTCACCGAGCTGACCCCGCACTGGCTGGTCAGCGGCCGGTCCGGGGTGGGGCGTTCGGCGTTCCTCACCAACGTGCTCTTCGGCCTCACCGCCCGGTACGGCCCGGACGAGCTGGTCCTCTATCTGGTCGACCTCGCCGACGGCGAGTCCTTCGTGGAGTTCCTCCAGACCGAGCGGGACCGCTCGTGGGTGCCGCAGGTCCGGGCCGCCGGGATGGCCGCCGACCGGGAGTACGTGGTGGACGTGCTCGGCGAGCTGGAGGCGGAGCTGCGCCGCCGCGAGGAGGCGGGGCGCCGGGCCGGCGGCCAGCGCTTCGGTGAGCTGCGTCAGCACCAGCGGCTGCCCCGGATCGTCTGCGTGATCGACAACTTCCCCCTGCTGGTACGCGAGCGCGACCGGTTGGCGACCGACTTCCTGACCCGGCTCGACGCGCTGGCCCGCTCCGCCCGCGCGTACGGGATCCACCTGGTGCTGGCCGGCGAGGGTGACCTCGGCCTCGGCGGCCCGCGTGACCCGCTGCTCGGCCAGTTCCCGGTGCGGGTGGCGTTGCCGGGCGGGTCGGCGGTGCTGGAGCCGACGAACGACGCGGCGGCCGGCCTGCCCGTCGGCAGCGCGGTGGTGAACACGGCCGGTGGGCTGGGCGGGCCCCGGGGGGCGACCCGTGGCCACGAGCGGATGATCCGGTTCCCGGACCCGCACGCCGACCCCGACACCCTCGCCAAGCTGCGGCACCGGCTCTGGTCGGCCCGGCCGGAGGAGGCCTCCGCACCGCTGGTCTTCGCCGGCTACGCCCGGCCGCTGCTGGGGAACGATCCCCGCTACCGGGCCGCGTTGGCCGGTCGGGCGCACGGCCCGGCCGTGCTCCTGGGGCGGGCGGTGGACGTCCGACGCTCGACGGCGACGGTGCCGCTGGGGCCGGCCGCCGGCCGGAACCTGGCCGTGCTGGGTCGGGACGCGGAGGCGTGCCGGCTGCTGGTGACCGCGGCCCGGAGCGTCGCCGCGCACCAGCCGTCCGCCCGGTTCGTGCTGGCCCCGCTGGTGGAGGGGTCGACGGCGGCGGCCGGTGAGCTGGTCGCCGCGCTGGCCGGGCACCCGGTGGAGACGGTGGATGTCGCCGGCCTGCGGGCGGCGATGGAGAGCGACGAGCCCGGCTACCTGGTGGTGTTCGGGTTGGACGTGCCGGGCGAGGCGGAGCTGCCGGCCGAGCGGCTGCGCTCGCTGCTGCTGGCCGGTCCGCCGGCCGGGCTGCACCTGCTGGGCTGGTGGCGGACGGCGACGCCGCTGGCCGCGCTGCTCGGGCCGGAGGGTGAGGTGGACAAGTTGACCGCGGTGGTGGTGACGGACCTGCCGGGCGCCCGGTTGGAGCAGCTCTTCGACCGGCCGGTGCTGTGGCGTCCGCGCCCGGGCCGGGCGGTGCTCTGGGACGGCCCCGACGAGCAGGGCACGGTCCTGGTGCCGTTCGGGCAGGAAGCCCCGTGA
- a CDS encoding Rv0361 family membrane protein, with protein sequence MQPPAGSQVSRVPAQRTPPSEQLAPPAPAPAPERPRRRLRTVLTVVAGVLALVCAGGAVAGYVLYDRATAPDRSAPDVVVDNYLRAFLVDRNDTKANQYTCEGNNDLGAVRDLRAEAQQREANFNVVVRVSWGPLTRAKNQGGESVTTTLTIASAANGQTRSSRREDWQFEVIQKDGWRVCSGRKVD encoded by the coding sequence GTGCAGCCCCCCGCCGGTTCCCAGGTCTCCCGCGTACCGGCGCAGCGGACCCCGCCGTCCGAGCAGTTGGCGCCTCCCGCGCCCGCTCCGGCGCCCGAGCGTCCGCGTCGCCGGCTGCGTACGGTGCTGACCGTGGTCGCGGGGGTGCTCGCGCTGGTCTGCGCGGGCGGTGCCGTCGCCGGCTACGTCCTGTACGACCGCGCCACCGCCCCGGACCGCAGCGCCCCCGACGTGGTGGTCGACAACTACCTGCGTGCCTTTCTGGTGGACCGTAACGACACCAAGGCCAACCAGTACACGTGCGAGGGCAACAACGATCTCGGTGCTGTGCGCGATCTGCGGGCCGAGGCGCAGCAGCGAGAAGCGAATTTCAACGTGGTGGTGCGGGTCAGTTGGGGGCCGCTGACCAGGGCGAAGAATCAGGGTGGGGAGTCGGTGACGACGACCCTGACCATCGCCAGCGCTGCGAATGGGCAGACGCGCAGCAGCCGGCGCGAAGACTGGCAGTTCGAGGTGATCCAGAAGGACGGCTGGCGGGTCTGCAGCGGTCGCAAGGTGGACTGA
- a CDS encoding M23 family metallopeptidase, which produces MSALPGDAGSPPLRRKLRLGVLAAALTTVLTLLCCVGGAAAFFLTELGGEKKDGMTEAGLACTVGQQVKITGDMPRFAEYGEGQLRNAAVIIKVGQDMKVPARGWVIAIATAMQESALRNLANSTVPASLALPHEGVGSDYDSLGLFQQRPGWGSVQQRMTPTYTARKFYEKMLKVPNWERRPLTVVAQRVQVSAYPSAYRKHEELASRIVDALAGGAARTVEIAGRAVCDAAAGARIAASGWTAPIPGGVGSGFRTADRPSHNGVDIAARKRTEIHAAATGRVLVARCDPDHSGRRDCDRDGWPGKGGCGWFVDILHAGGFITRYCHMIERPHVVPGQLVEAGQVIGLSGTSGNSSGPHLHFEVHVNGDRSSNGAINPVPFMRERGAPLDGTP; this is translated from the coding sequence ATGAGTGCGCTGCCCGGGGACGCCGGTTCTCCGCCGCTGCGCCGCAAGCTGCGACTGGGCGTGCTGGCCGCCGCGCTGACCACGGTCCTCACCCTGCTGTGCTGCGTCGGCGGCGCGGCGGCGTTCTTCCTGACCGAACTGGGCGGGGAGAAGAAGGACGGGATGACCGAGGCCGGACTCGCCTGCACCGTCGGGCAGCAGGTCAAGATCACCGGCGACATGCCGCGGTTCGCCGAGTACGGCGAGGGCCAGCTCCGCAACGCGGCCGTGATCATCAAGGTCGGCCAGGACATGAAAGTCCCGGCCCGGGGCTGGGTGATCGCCATCGCCACCGCGATGCAGGAATCCGCGCTGCGGAACCTGGCCAACAGCACGGTGCCGGCGTCCCTGGCCCTGCCGCACGAGGGTGTCGGCTCGGACTACGACTCGCTCGGCCTGTTCCAGCAGCGGCCCGGCTGGGGCAGCGTCCAGCAGCGGATGACGCCCACCTACACGGCCCGCAAGTTCTACGAGAAGATGCTCAAGGTCCCGAACTGGGAGCGCCGGCCGCTGACCGTGGTGGCGCAGCGCGTACAGGTCAGCGCCTATCCCAGCGCCTACCGCAAGCACGAGGAGCTGGCCAGCCGGATCGTGGACGCGCTGGCCGGTGGCGCGGCCCGCACCGTGGAGATCGCCGGCCGGGCGGTCTGCGACGCCGCCGCCGGTGCCCGGATCGCGGCGTCGGGATGGACCGCGCCGATTCCCGGCGGGGTGGGCTCCGGTTTCCGTACCGCCGACCGGCCAAGCCACAACGGGGTGGACATCGCCGCGCGGAAGCGCACCGAGATCCACGCCGCCGCGACCGGACGGGTGCTGGTGGCCCGCTGCGACCCGGACCACTCGGGGCGGCGGGACTGCGACCGGGACGGCTGGCCGGGCAAGGGCGGCTGCGGCTGGTTCGTCGACATCCTGCACGCCGGGGGTTTCATCACCCGCTACTGCCACATGATCGAGCGGCCGCACGTGGTGCCGGGTCAACTCGTGGAGGCCGGCCAGGTGATCGGTCTCTCCGGCACCAGCGGCAACTCGTCCGGACCGCACCTGCACTTCGAGGTGCACGTGAACGGTGACCGGTCCAGCAACGGCGCGATCAACCCGGTGCCGTTCATGCGGGAGCGGGGCGCACCGCTGGACGGCACCCCGTGA
- a CDS encoding MFS transporter, producing MARARARITALLLALGVIAVATVAWPVVGATPAYGATPVAQARAELCSTKEWQADFRACVAKLHEVSQDQVECRNAPVPDAPDSGLAGWFASRPDSAKLPGPKGLYSDYGYAGYSYTTYDVDGGCASSVLHPDYRFTTMVANGEFMFADAVIGASNALRERAWDPRSMWRWADPLVEQATKAVYKKVFSVFGIVTLCVVGLYLLWRSRQSDMSNAMTTAGWALLVMVAVTALAAWPVKSANIADNTLITSLGVVHDAVGPATRDLPPGQCDDPTHPEACKDHRPPAVRASDTATETMLYRNWLRGVLGSADSETAKKYGPALYDAKSLSWEELEKLRQNPATREATIKAKQQQWARVAEQIKSEDPEAYQYLQGVRDMDRIGAGFIAVLASLLFAMFDLTASVLVLLGFMIFRWAVIAAPILGTVGLMRPASAGLRRLANAVVAAVFNIAIFGTGAAIYLFAVDLIMNTPTLPGWLQVVLVWLCGVVGWLLLRPYRRITQLGGKDSSEAVSSAGSWHRRFFRDMRVAARLDVVEPGGTVEPAIGRRRGPMLEQSTLRPEARHEDPSHSAVTVTERQRPDGQERADEAPPAERQPGGGRTAPRPRRRQPASWTEPDVPEEAPAFAVYRPDSAERAPANPTPRVRSEAR from the coding sequence ATGGCGAGGGCCCGGGCACGGATCACGGCGCTCCTCCTCGCGCTCGGCGTCATCGCCGTGGCCACCGTCGCCTGGCCGGTGGTCGGGGCGACACCGGCGTACGGCGCGACACCGGTCGCCCAGGCCCGGGCCGAGCTGTGCAGCACCAAGGAGTGGCAGGCCGACTTCCGCGCCTGCGTCGCCAAGCTCCACGAGGTCAGCCAGGACCAGGTCGAGTGCCGCAACGCCCCGGTGCCCGACGCGCCGGACTCCGGCCTCGCCGGCTGGTTCGCCTCCCGCCCGGACTCCGCCAAGCTGCCCGGCCCGAAGGGGCTCTACAGCGACTACGGCTACGCCGGCTACAGCTACACCACGTACGACGTGGACGGCGGCTGCGCGTCGTCGGTGCTCCATCCGGACTACCGCTTCACCACGATGGTGGCGAACGGCGAGTTCATGTTCGCCGACGCGGTGATCGGTGCCTCGAACGCGCTACGCGAGCGCGCCTGGGATCCCCGTTCGATGTGGCGCTGGGCGGACCCACTGGTGGAGCAGGCCACCAAGGCCGTCTACAAAAAGGTGTTCAGCGTCTTCGGCATCGTGACGCTCTGCGTGGTCGGCCTCTATCTGCTCTGGCGCTCGCGCCAGTCCGACATGAGCAACGCCATGACCACGGCGGGCTGGGCGTTGCTGGTGATGGTGGCGGTCACCGCCCTGGCCGCCTGGCCGGTCAAGTCAGCGAACATCGCGGACAACACGCTTATCACCTCGCTCGGCGTGGTGCATGACGCCGTCGGCCCCGCGACCAGGGACCTCCCACCCGGGCAGTGCGACGACCCCACGCATCCTGAGGCGTGCAAGGACCACCGCCCCCCGGCCGTGCGGGCGAGTGACACGGCCACCGAGACGATGCTCTACCGGAACTGGCTGCGCGGCGTGCTCGGCTCCGCCGACAGCGAGACCGCCAAGAAGTACGGTCCTGCCCTCTACGACGCCAAGTCGCTCTCGTGGGAGGAGTTGGAGAAGCTACGGCAGAATCCGGCGACCCGCGAGGCGACCATCAAGGCCAAGCAGCAGCAGTGGGCCCGGGTCGCCGAGCAGATCAAGTCGGAGGATCCGGAGGCGTACCAGTATCTCCAGGGTGTTCGGGACATGGACCGGATCGGGGCGGGCTTCATCGCGGTGCTGGCCTCGCTGCTCTTCGCGATGTTCGACCTGACCGCCTCGGTGCTGGTGCTGCTCGGCTTCATGATCTTCCGGTGGGCGGTGATCGCCGCTCCGATCCTCGGCACCGTCGGTCTGATGCGTCCGGCGAGCGCCGGCCTGCGTCGGCTGGCGAACGCGGTGGTCGCGGCCGTCTTCAACATCGCCATCTTCGGCACCGGCGCGGCCATCTACCTCTTCGCGGTCGACCTCATCATGAACACGCCGACCCTGCCCGGCTGGCTGCAGGTGGTGCTGGTGTGGCTCTGCGGCGTGGTGGGCTGGCTGCTGCTGCGCCCGTACCGGCGGATCACCCAGCTCGGCGGCAAGGACAGCAGCGAGGCGGTCAGCTCGGCCGGCTCCTGGCACCGCCGCTTCTTCCGCGACATGCGGGTGGCGGCCCGGCTCGACGTGGTGGAGCCCGGCGGAACCGTGGAACCGGCGATCGGTCGGCGACGCGGACCGATGCTGGAACAGAGCACCCTGCGGCCGGAGGCCCGGCACGAGGACCCGTCGCACTCCGCCGTCACCGTGACGGAACGGCAACGGCCGGACGGTCAGGAGCGGGCGGACGAGGCTCCGCCAGCGGAGCGTCAGCCTGGCGGCGGCCGGACCGCGCCCCGTCCCCGGCGCCGTCAGCCGGCCAGCTGGACCGAGCCGGACGTGCCGGAGGAGGCACCCGCCTTCGCCGTCTACCGCCCGGATTCCGCCGAGCGCGCACCGGCGAACCCGACCCCCCGGGTGCGCTCCGAGGCCCGGTGA
- the folB gene encoding dihydroneopterin aldolase: MTDRIELTGLRAHGRHGVYDFERAQGQEFVVDAVLELDLAPAARSDEVTDTVHYGELAEKLVAVVTGEPVNLIETLADRLLTVCLAEPLVGAATVTVHKPEAPIPHAFADVAVTMRRTR; the protein is encoded by the coding sequence ATGACCGACCGGATCGAGCTGACCGGCCTGCGGGCGCACGGCCGGCACGGCGTCTACGACTTCGAGCGGGCCCAGGGGCAGGAGTTCGTCGTCGACGCCGTGCTCGAACTGGACCTCGCCCCGGCGGCCCGCTCTGACGAGGTGACCGACACCGTCCACTACGGCGAACTGGCCGAGAAGCTGGTCGCGGTGGTCACCGGCGAGCCGGTCAACCTGATCGAGACCCTCGCCGACCGGCTGCTCACGGTCTGCCTGGCCGAACCGCTGGTCGGCGCGGCGACGGTCACCGTGCACAAGCCGGAGGCCCCGATCCCGCACGCCTTCGCCGACGTGGCCGTCACGATGCGGCGTACCCGATGA
- the folK gene encoding 2-amino-4-hydroxy-6-hydroxymethyldihydropteridine diphosphokinase, whose amino-acid sequence MTRAVLSIGSNLGDRLAHLRGAVAALGDAVRVVSGVYETPPWGDADQPAYLNAAVMVVDPAADARDWLARARAAEAAAGRTRDPERRFGPRTLDVDVIAVWDDAGQPVLSDDAELTLPHPRAHLRAFVLRPWIDMEPHGRLPGHGWLTDLLNAEPLASNALELSPRPDLALESDA is encoded by the coding sequence ATGACCCGGGCCGTGCTGTCGATCGGCAGCAACCTCGGCGACCGCCTCGCCCACCTGCGCGGCGCGGTGGCCGCGCTCGGCGACGCGGTGCGGGTCGTCTCGGGTGTCTACGAGACTCCACCGTGGGGGGACGCCGACCAGCCGGCGTACCTGAACGCGGCGGTCATGGTCGTGGACCCGGCGGCGGACGCGCGGGACTGGCTGGCCCGGGCCCGCGCCGCCGAGGCGGCGGCCGGCCGGACCCGCGACCCGGAACGCCGCTTCGGGCCGCGCACCCTCGACGTGGACGTCATCGCGGTCTGGGACGACGCGGGCCAGCCGGTGCTCAGCGACGACGCGGAGCTGACCCTGCCGCACCCTCGCGCCCACCTGCGGGCCTTCGTGCTGCGACCGTGGATCGACATGGAGCCGCACGGTCGGCTGCCCGGCCACGGTTGGCTGACCGACCTGCTCAACGCCGAGCCACTGGCGTCCAACGCGCTGGAACTGAGTCCCCGGCCCGATCTGGCGTTAGAGTCGGACGCATGA
- a CDS encoding DUF3180 domain-containing protein, whose translation MGPTRISTLVVAALAAAALAWLLISTFYYDVTPNLPWLPVVTLAGLAVLEAYAAVNTRARIERRPGREPVNPLLVARFVVLAKASALAGAIFVGGYAALTGWLFVEDTNAAIGDRPSAGAGLLASLALVAAALWLERACRVPEQEDDEDRPAGDRERRPGQR comes from the coding sequence ATGGGCCCCACCCGGATCTCCACGCTGGTCGTCGCCGCCCTGGCCGCCGCGGCGTTGGCCTGGCTGCTGATCAGCACCTTCTACTACGACGTCACGCCAAACCTACCCTGGCTGCCGGTGGTCACGCTGGCCGGGCTCGCGGTGCTGGAGGCGTACGCGGCGGTCAACACCCGCGCCCGGATCGAGCGGCGGCCCGGCCGGGAGCCGGTCAACCCGCTGCTGGTCGCCCGCTTCGTGGTGCTCGCCAAGGCCTCCGCGCTGGCCGGGGCCATCTTCGTCGGCGGTTACGCCGCGCTGACCGGCTGGCTCTTCGTGGAGGACACCAACGCCGCGATCGGGGACCGGCCGTCGGCCGGTGCCGGGCTGCTCGCCTCGCTGGCCCTGGTCGCCGCCGCGCTCTGGCTGGAGCGGGCCTGCCGCGTGCCGGAGCAGGAGGACGACGAGGACCGCCCCGCCGGCGACCGGGAAAGGCGTCCCGGCCAGCGCTGA
- a CDS encoding ABC transporter permease, with amino-acid sequence MGYDETGRTGPAEPSSGVPAAVLENVFDDPLHGEPGRDRIAVHVVWEIVLLAGLGAAAYLLWRADPAVLRGAGLKSLLVDVVALGLLVLAAGLSLRVAAVNLAIGPVAVATGLHLAEQGDRGLREALLPALVVAALGGLALALAVVLLHVPAWAASLAGAAGVIVYIERRAAPVAVQGGYDPRRTAFYLFAGFAAVAVIGGLLGAVKAIRRLVGRFRAVADPARRRGAVAAVVTALALVVSTVLAMLAGVLIAANGDGPVAPTTGLDWTVLAVGAALLAGTSAYGRRGGIFGTLLAASLVVVLLAWAHARGWAPNRWAVGGAVLGAGLLVTRLVEAFGRPRTAAGDTETLPPADGTISAGWSLARPGRVENWPPVLPVQATESPVDPWESAPRWEAGAQRWDADDR; translated from the coding sequence ATGGGGTACGACGAAACGGGCCGCACCGGGCCGGCGGAACCGTCGTCCGGAGTGCCCGCGGCGGTGCTGGAGAACGTCTTCGACGACCCCCTGCACGGTGAGCCCGGGCGGGACCGGATCGCCGTGCACGTGGTCTGGGAGATCGTGCTGCTGGCCGGGCTGGGCGCCGCGGCGTACCTGCTCTGGCGGGCGGACCCGGCCGTCCTGCGCGGTGCCGGCCTGAAGTCCCTGCTGGTCGACGTGGTCGCGCTCGGCCTGCTGGTCCTCGCCGCGGGGCTGAGCCTGCGCGTCGCCGCGGTGAACCTCGCGATCGGCCCGGTCGCGGTGGCCACCGGGCTGCACCTCGCCGAGCAGGGCGACCGGGGGCTCCGGGAGGCCCTGCTGCCCGCGTTGGTCGTCGCCGCGCTCGGCGGTCTCGCCCTCGCCCTGGCGGTGGTGCTGCTGCACGTGCCCGCCTGGGCGGCGAGCCTGGCGGGGGCGGCCGGTGTGATCGTGTACATCGAGCGGCGGGCCGCGCCGGTCGCGGTCCAGGGCGGGTACGACCCCCGCCGCACCGCCTTCTACCTCTTCGCCGGCTTCGCGGCGGTGGCCGTCATCGGCGGTCTCCTCGGCGCGGTCAAGGCGATCCGGCGGCTGGTCGGCCGGTTCCGTGCGGTCGCCGATCCGGCCCGCCGCCGGGGCGCGGTCGCGGCGGTGGTGACCGCGCTGGCGCTGGTGGTGTCGACCGTGCTGGCGATGCTGGCCGGTGTGCTGATCGCCGCCAACGGCGACGGGCCGGTCGCGCCGACCACCGGGCTGGACTGGACGGTGCTGGCGGTCGGCGCGGCGCTGCTCGCCGGCACCAGCGCGTACGGCCGCCGGGGCGGGATCTTCGGCACGCTCCTGGCGGCCAGCCTCGTCGTCGTCCTCCTCGCCTGGGCCCACGCCCGGGGCTGGGCGCCGAACCGGTGGGCGGTCGGCGGTGCCGTCCTCGGTGCCGGTCTGCTGGTGACCCGCCTGGTCGAGGCGTTCGGCCGGCCCCGGACTGCGGCCGGCGACACCGAGACCCTCCCGCCCGCCGACGGCACCATCAGCGCCGGTTGGTCGCTGGCCCGTCCCGGCCGGGTGGAGAACTGGCCCCCGGTGCTGCCGGTGCAGGCCACCGAGAGCCCGGTCGACCCGTGGGAGTCCGCCCCGCGCTGGGAGGCCGGCGCGCAGCGGTGGGACGCCGACGACCGGTGA
- a CDS encoding ABC transporter ATP-binding protein, translating into MDVTPGTTNDAGPSAASITLDGIRKRYPDGTEAVRELSLEVKAGELVVLIGPSGCGKSTVLRMINRLIEPTAGRILLGDDDVTEVDPVKLRRRIGYVIQNVGLFPHQTVSANVATVPGLLGWSRDRTRQRVDELLELVGLDPAQFGRRYPHELSGGQRQRVGVARALAADPVVLLMDEPFSAVDPIVRTRLQEEFLRLQAEVRKTIVLVTHDLDEAVRLGDRIAVLSEGGTLEQYDSPAALLGAPASAFVREFVGADRGIRRLAVTPLTREVLDPVPAGDTADLPAVPLGGSAYDALAVLLTSATERVVVTEDDRPVGVLDRQRLLALGHPER; encoded by the coding sequence GTGGACGTTACCCCGGGGACCACGAATGACGCCGGACCGAGCGCGGCGTCGATCACGTTGGACGGCATCCGCAAGCGCTACCCGGACGGCACCGAGGCCGTCCGCGAGCTGAGCCTGGAGGTGAAGGCCGGCGAGCTGGTGGTGCTGATCGGGCCGTCCGGCTGCGGCAAGTCCACCGTGCTGCGGATGATCAACCGGTTGATCGAGCCGACCGCCGGCCGGATCCTGCTCGGCGACGACGACGTCACCGAGGTCGACCCGGTCAAGCTCCGCCGCCGGATCGGCTACGTGATCCAGAACGTCGGCCTCTTCCCGCACCAGACCGTCAGCGCCAACGTGGCCACTGTGCCCGGGCTGCTCGGCTGGTCCCGGGACCGCACCCGGCAGCGCGTCGACGAACTGCTGGAGCTGGTCGGCCTCGACCCGGCCCAGTTCGGTCGCCGCTACCCGCACGAGCTCTCCGGCGGTCAACGGCAGCGGGTCGGCGTGGCCCGGGCGCTCGCCGCCGACCCGGTGGTGCTGCTGATGGATGAGCCGTTCTCCGCCGTCGACCCGATCGTCCGGACCCGGCTCCAGGAGGAGTTCCTCCGGCTCCAGGCCGAGGTCCGCAAGACCATCGTGCTGGTCACCCACGACCTGGACGAGGCGGTCCGGCTGGGCGACCGGATCGCGGTGCTCTCCGAGGGCGGCACGCTGGAGCAGTACGACAGCCCGGCCGCGCTGCTCGGCGCGCCCGCCTCGGCGTTCGTCCGCGAGTTCGTCGGGGCGGACCGGGGCATCCGCCGGCTGGCGGTGACCCCGCTGACCCGCGAGGTGCTCGACCCGGTCCCGGCCGGCGACACGGCCGACCTGCCGGCGGTGCCGCTGGGCGGCTCGGCGTACGACGCGCTGGCCGTGCTGCTCACCTCGGCCACCGAGCGGGTGGTGGTCACCGAGGACGACCGCCCGGTGGGGGTGCTCGACCGGCAGCGCCTGCTCGCCCTCGGCCACCCGGAACGCTGA